In Deltaproteobacteria bacterium, the genomic window GCGCAAAATTTGAACACCGATATCGCCAGTAATTTGTTCCATCGTGTGGTCGATGAAGACAACCCTCGTCACCTCAGTGTAGAAACCCTCACTCAAGAAACCATTGCCGATTGGCGTCAGGGCGTGGAAGACCAGCTGATTACCCGAATGCACTTAAGCCCAGACGATGCCGCCCGTTACATGATTAGCCGCCATCTTTTTGGTGACGAACACGGAGGCTTGGTCAACCTGGGCAATTTGGCAGAAGATCATCTGCGTCTACAAAATGCAGAAACTTCACCAATAGAAAACACGAATTATGCGAGGGATATTCACACAGCCGTCGCTCAAAACCAGACCCTGCCTAGCTCGGGTGAATTACACGACGAAGTACAACGCATTCGCGAGGCTCATGGTGCCTCTGCAGAAGGTGAGGGAGAAACAACTGGAGGAACGGGTGGCGCAGGTTCTACCGGACATGGAGGTCGAAATGCTGGACACGGAGCTGCTGCTGGGGCTGGACATGGTCGAGGGACGGAGAGTGCGGATAGTCGTGCTCATGAAGCAGGTGAAGATAGACGTGAGGCACGGAGAGAACGTTCGGCCATGGCACAGGCACGTTATACATCAGACAGACAAGCAAGGGCTACAATAGATGCAGCGAATATACAAGCCAGGGCCACTCGAGAGAGTTCGAGAACTAGTGCCAGGGCACAGATTGCTACCGCAAGAATACATGAACGTTCTGCAATGGCGCAAGAACGTATGCGACAACAAACTGCAATGCTGCAAGCCATGCTTCAACTGCTAGGCCAATTAATTGCCGCCGCCATCGGCGCTATGGCCCAGATGCAGGCGGCCAATATTGGTGCGGTGGCGCAAATCAATGCGGGGCTGACGCAATCGCGGAGTAGGGCGGTGTAGGGGGATTTGAGTGATGAACTTCAAAATTTTAGAACCTATAAGCAAAACTGAAGTAATAGCATCTGGAAGAGGAATAAAAGAGTTGAAGAGACTCCAAAAAAACTATGGAATTGCTTATTGGAGAAAGTTAAAAGGCTTTGCTAAAATCAAGTTAGATTCAGGTGATATTGTAAAAGCTGAAATTCATTGGTATGAGGCTCATGGAATAGGTAAAAGAGAATTTAGAATTAAGAAAATATTAAAATAATTCCGAGGTATTTATGGCTTATGCAGTTTGCATTCAAAATAAGGGATATTCCGCTTCTCTTGAAAAAAAGAAAATCTATTCAGTAAAGTCAGATGCAATAGCCGAAAAAAAAGGTTTGCTGAGAGTCATTGATGAGTCGGGTGAAGATTATTTGTATCCCGAGAAATTCTTTTATCTCTTACCTGCTACTAAAGAGTTGGAAAAGTTTTTAAAGAGGGCAGGTTGATTGGACAACCCCTCCCAGCCTTAAAGGCATAGGGATCTACACATCTCTTTGATACAGTGTAGATCAATGTCTCCACCCTCTCCCCCGGAGGGAGAGGGTAGGGAGAGGGAGAGGGGGATAAATAGAAAGGTACATTTTTTTAAATAAAGGATTTTAAGGTACTTTTCTATTATACCCCCTCTCCTCAATCCTCCCCCTCCAGGGGGGAGGAAGCTTTCAAAGTAAGTCCAGATCAATATCACAGGACTTATGTAGATACCTATGGATTAAAGGGGAGGGATAAAAAGGAAAAATCCAATTTTCCCTTTGCATCTTGAATCACTTTCTCTATAACAAAGCAGCCATGAAATTTACCCAAGCCTTTATCCCCACCTTGAGAGAGGTGCCGGCAGAAGCCGAGGTGATTAGTCACAAACTCATGCTGCGAGCGGGCATGATCCGCAAGCTGGCGGCAGGGGTTTATAACTATTTGCCTTTGGGCCTGCGGGTGCTCAACAAAATATCCAACATTGTGCGTGATGAGCTGAACAAGGCCGGGGCGCAGGAGCTGCTGTTGCCCATTGTGATGCCGCGCGAGCTTTGGGAAGAAACGGGGCGCTGGCCCGTGTATGGAAAAGAGTTGCTGCGTTTCAAAGACCGGCATGAACGCGACTTTTGTTTTGGTCCCACGCACGAAGAAGCCATTACCGATCTGGTGCGGCAGAATGTAAAATCTTACCGCCAATTGCCTTTAAATCTTTATCAAATTCAAACCAAATTTCGTGATGAAATGCGGCCTCGTTTTGGGTTGATGCGCGGCCGCGAATTTATCATGAAAGATTGTTACAGTTTTGATCTGGATGAAAAGACTTCGGTGGAAACTTATTGGAAGATGTTTGAAGTCTATAAAAAAATATTTACGCGCTGTGGTTTGAAATTCAGGCCAGTAGAGGCGGGGACGGGAGAAATAGGTGGAACGCTCTCTCACGAGTTCCATGTGCTGGCGAGTTCCGGAGAAGATGAGGTGTTTGTTTCTCCCGACCGAGATGTGGCCTATGCCAGCGATAAAGTGCCTGCGGATAAAAAAGATCCCGAAACAAAAAGTGATCTGCAAAGCTACCGGGGAATCGAAGTGGGGCAGGTGTTTCATCTGGGCACCAAATATTCGGAATCGATGAAGGCGCTTTATCTGGATGAAAAGGGCGAAGAAAAACTCATGGTGATGGGTTGCTACGGAATAGGCATCAGCCGCACCGCTGCGGCCGCCATCGAACAGAATCACGATGACAACGGCATTGTCTGGCCCTTGCCCATTGCCCCTTTTGCGCTGGAATTGATTCTCTTGAATGTAAAAGATGAGGCCATCAAAACGGTGGCGGATAAATTGTATGCCGATCTGCAAGGTCAAAATATTGAGGTGCTCTACGACGACCGCGATGAAAGCGCTGGCGTGAAGTTTAAAGATGCGGATTTGCTGGGTATGCCCTACCGGCTGGTGGTGGGTGCCAAAGGCTTGGCGGAGGGCAAGGTGGAGTTGAAGAATAGGGCGACGGGGGAGATGGAGAAGATTGATTTGGAGAAGGTGTTGGAGAAGGTGGTAAGTTTAGTGAAGTAAAGTTCTACCTCACCCTAACCCTCTCCTACACTAGGAGAGGGGACTGAGCGATTCCTTCTCCTAGTGTAGGAGAAGGTGCCCGTAGGGCGGATGAGGTAGATATAAATTCCTATGAAATTAAACCCACTCATAGTCGCCCTTGATGTTGAAAATGCAAAACTCGCCAAGGCCTGGGTGAAAAGGCTTTCACCCGAAGTAGTCTTTTACAAAGTCGGTCTACGACTTTTTATTCAAGAGGGTCCTTCTTTTATCAAGTGGCTCAAGGGGCAGGGACTCAAGGTTTTTCTAGATCTGAAGCTGCACGATATTCCCAACACGGTGGCCCAGGCGGTGGAATCTGCGCTGAAGCTGCAGGTCGATTTGCTAAGCGTGCATGCCTTGGGCGGCGAAGAAATGATGAGGGCTGCGGTAAAGGCGGCCCAAAAGAAAACTCAAATCTTTGCAGTGACGGTGCTTACTTCTTGTTCTGAAATAAAAAGCATCGGCGTGAAGGATTCCATTCGTCAGCAGGTGCAGCGTTTAACGGCGCTTGCTGCACAGGCAAAAGTAAATGGAATTATTTGTTCTCCCCAGGAAATAAAATGGGTGAAAGAAATTGTGGAAAAAAGGCAAAAAATACTCACCCCAGGCATTCGTCCCGAAGGGGCGAATCTGCACGATCAAAAACGTGTGGCAAGCCCCAGACAGGCGTTGAAAGAGGGCGCGAATTACCTGGTAATGGGGCGGCCTATTTTGGAGGCAGAGGATCCGGGGGAGTTGATTCGAGGCCTGTTTGGATAGGGGTTTTGTCTCCCCAATTTTATTTTGGTTGAGGGGTCAGGTCTCTTTTTTAGAGCAGAATACTCTAAAAAAGAGGTATCAAAATCTAACAGGGCCCGCTTTTTTTTAATGGTATGTCCTTTGCTTTATATATTAAGTGAAGGAGAAAAATTATGGCCAGCTTAGACACCAAATATCCTGAAATGAAACTACTGATGAATGAGCAGAACATGATGCTGACCGAGATGGAAAAAATATTGGTGGATGCCTCCCTGGCCTATGATGTGGGCCTGCAGGAACTCAGCGAGGCGCCTCCATTATCCGCCGATGAAGTCACCGAACGCCTGGAACAAGTGAAAGAATTGTATTTTTCTGCCCGTAATTTTTTAAGCAAGTATGATCCTGATAAATTGCAGGTTTTGGAGCAGGGCTTGCGTTCGAAAAAGCAGGTGTTGCAGCCCGTTTACCATGCGTGATCTTTCCCCCTCTCCCTGACCCTCTCCCTGACCCTCTCCCTGACCCTCTCCCTCCAGGGGCATAGGTATCTACACATCTTTTGGTATTGCCCCCTCTTAAGCTAAGAGGGGGTTGGGGGAGTTATGGAAAACCGTGCAAATTACAGTATTTTTGAGTTCAGCAAGATCTTCCATAACCCCTCCTAACCTCCCCTTAGCTTAAGGGGAGGAACAGCAGAGTCAATAAAACCCATAGTTTGCTGAGATGTGTAGATACCTATGCTCCAGGGGAGAGGGGAAAGTTGACAGTTCCTTCAGTCCTGCTAAACCCAAGGCATGACAGCAAAAAAACTTTTTCTACTCGATGCCTCTTCTTATATCTTTCGTGCCTTTTACGCGACGCCTTCCCTGAAGAACGCCAAAGGCTTTCCCACCAATGCGATTTATGGATTTGTACAGATGCTCAGCAGCCTGATGCGTCAGCACGAAATTGACCATCTGGTTTCTGTTTACGATCGACCGGAGCCCACCTTTCGGAAGCAAGCCTACCAGGAATACAAGGCCCAGCGTGCTGAAACACCAGAAGATTTATCCAGACAAATTCCCCTGTTAAAAGAGATCGTTCAAGAAATGGGTGTGCCTGCCTTGGAGAAAATTGGTTTTGAGGCGGATGATCTTATCGGCACACTGGCCTATCAAGCCAGAGACCTGGGTTATGAAGTCGTCATCGTCACCGGAGATAAAGATTTGATGCAGCTGGTGCAGCCGGGGATTCGTCTGCTCGACACCATGAAAAATAAATGGTGCGATGAAGCCGAGGTAAAAGAAAAGTTTGGGGTGAAGCCTTCGCAAGTGATTGAGGTGCTTGGGCTGGCGGGAGACAGTTCCGATAATATCCCAGGGGTTCCCGGAGTAGGAGAAAAGACCGCGATGGCCTTGATGGAGCAATTTGGAAATCTGGAAGGCCTGTATGAAAATATCGAGCAGTTGAAAGGGAAACGAAAAGAAATTTTGATCGCCAATAAGGAGCTCGCCTTTCTTTCTAGGCAACTCGCGACGATCGATACCAAAGTGAGTTTTGAATGGAAGGAGGATGATTTTAAATTACGAGCTCCCGATCAAGAAAAGTTGAATGCCATTTATCAAGACCTGGGTTTTCAGCGTTTGATAAAAAAAATAGAAACAGAAAGCGAAACAAACGCTGTTTCTGAAAGACCTGAAAAACTTTCTTCTCATTACCAGCTGATTCAATCTTTAGAAGCCTTGGATGCCTTGATCCAAAAAATGAAGCAGGCTTCCTGGTTGGCGGTGGATACCGAAACCACTTCACTCAATACCTGGGAAGCCCGTCTGGTGGGGATCTCTCTCAGTTTTAAAGAAGGAGAGGCCTATTATCTTCCGGTGGGGCACTCCTTTCCCACGACTGCTGCTGTACCGATTTGGGGTGAAAAAAATGAGACTCCGCCCCTTCATTTGATGCCCGGTCAACTTCCACTGAAAGAGGCCTTGCGGCGTTTAAAAGGGGTTTTGGAAAATCCAAAAATATTGAAAATTGCCCAAAATTTTAAATACGATGATCAGGTGTTGCGCAAGTATGGCATTGAAATTCAAGGGTTTGCCTTTGATACTCTGCTGGCGTCTTATCTGGTTGAACCTGCAGCGGCGCATAATCTGGATCGCCTGTCCCAGCATTATCTGGGGCACAAGATGATCAGCTTCAAGGAAGTGACCGAAAATAAAAAAAATCCCTCTTTTGCCGAAGTGAGTCTGGAGAAGGCCCTGGCTTATTCGGCCGAAGATGCCGATGTGGCTTTTCGCCTGAAGAAAATTCTGGAAGAAGAACTGAAGACCCAGGAGCTGGAGGAGGTATTTCATCAAATTGAGATTCCGCTTTTGCCTATTCTTTCCGGGATGGAATTGTTGGGGATTAAAATCGACAGGGAATTTTTATCGCAACTACAAAAAGATTTTTCACAAAAATTGGAACTCAGTCAAAAAAAGATTTATGCGCTGGCAGGTCGGGAGATCAATATCAATTCTCCCAAGCAGTTGGGGCAGCTGTTGTTTGAAGAGTTGAAACTTCCCGTGCAACGAAAAACCAAAACCGGGTTTTCGACGGATGTGGAGGTGCTCACCGAGCTAGCGAAGTATCACGAAGTTCCCAAAGAAATTTTGTTTTATCGATCGATTACAAAATTGAAATCGACCTATGTGGATGCCTTGCTGAATTTGGCCCGGCCCGGTACGGACCGCGTGCATACCTCGTTTAATCAGACGATTGCCGAGACGGGGCGTCTTTCCAGCTCCGATCCCAACCTGCAAAATATTCCCATCAAAACCGAAGAAGGCAAAAAAATACGCCAGGCCTTTATTGCTGAAAAAGGCTTTGAACTTTTGTCTGCCGATTATTCCCAGGTGGAGTTGCGTATCCTTGCACATCTCTGCTCGGACGCGGCTTTAATTCAGGCCTTTGAGAAGGATGAAGACATTCATCGCCTGACTGCGGCCTCCATTTTTGGAGTGGCTCCTGGGGAGGTAACGTCGTTGATGCGAGGAGTAGGGAAGACCGTCAATTTTGGCATCGTGTATGGTCAGACTCCCTTTGGACTTTCGCAGCAATTGGGGATTCCTCCGCAGAAGGCAAAGGAGTACATTGAAAACTATTTTGAAAAATTTCCAGGGGTGCAAAGCTATAGGCAAAGCCTTTTGCAGGAGGCCTACGAAAAAGGAAAGGTGCGCACCCTCTATGGAAGGCAGCGTATCTTGCCCGACTTACACAGCAAAAATCCAAACCTCAGGAACATGGCGGAGCGCATGGCCTTCAATGCAGTCATTCAGGGCACTGCGGCGGACATCATCAAATTGGCGATGATTCGTTTTGAAGAAATTAAAAAGAAAGAAAAATTGGAATCGCGTTTGCTGCTTCAGGTGCACGACGAATTGGTGTTTGAGGTGAAAGAGGAAGAAAAAGACACGATGAAAAAATGGGTGCAAGAGGCCATGAGCAAAGTAGCGCAGTTTCAAGTGCCTTTAAAAGTGGAGATGGGCCTTGGAAAAAATTGGGGAGAGGCGCATTAAAACCTTAGAAATTCGCTCCTCTCGATTAAATAAGCAATGGAGAGTCATTTATAAGGCCTCAGTGTTTCCCCTCTCCCTTCGAGGGGAGAGGGCAGGGTGAGGGTGATATTGGTGGAATCAAATTGAATCAGTGGAGGGGATTTCTAATCCAAGTGGAATCTGTCGACTTCTAGTCGACAGTGGTTGAAAGTAGTCGATGAAGCGGCCTGAAGATTTTGCGGGGTGTGCAGCCCTCACTTTATTTTGTTATCTCATTTTTTCAGGATTCTACACCTCATTTTGCCAAACTTTTTTGTAAAATAGGCGGCAGCTCTTAGCTTTTTCCCTGGCTCACATTTTGCTTTATCCAATAGAGCCATGGCTATCCACAGCTCCAACAATTCGACCACCCAAGGCTGGCAGTCGGGTGACAGGTCCTATCATTTCACCTTGCCCGAATTTCCCGAAGCCCAGTGTCTCCCGGGCGTTTGGAGGCATTGCTGCGAGAGCATCCCGAACAGGCTTATCAGCAGGCCCTGCAAATTGTTCAGTCTGAATCTTGTTCACTGCAAAGGGTTTCCAACTTTCTTTTACATCCTTTTACAAATTTAACCGAATCCGCATCGGAGCGTCTGGCTTTTGTGAGCCAGGTGCTTCAAAGTTTGAGAGCCAATCATCAGGAGCTTTTGGCGAATCAGCTGCAAAGCCAGCTGGAATCTGCCCAAGGCTTTGAGGAACTTTTGTCTACGGTGGGGCAAGGCACTTTTATTTTTGCCCGCAATCATCAGGAGAGAATCGGTTTTGTCATTGGCTTGGGCTCTCATGTGGCGGGGAGTCTGGCTTATTATCTTTCCACTCGAGTGGGTCTGGGTGGGGCCGCTTCAGGACTTGCCAGCGGAATCGTCAACGCCTTGTTTCAGAGTGGAATGAATGTTTTGGTTCAGGAGTATCTGTTTGATCAGCATCAAGGCCGACGAGAAAGGGCGGCCGAGCTGGGGCAATCGGTGATGGATGCCTTGCTCTGCAGTGCGGCGGCGATGGCCTTTGAGCATGGGGAGCAAAATGGATTTGGACAAGGCAGTCTTCTTTGGTCGGCCTTGAAGTTTAGCGTCGATGTGGGCGTGGAATTTTGCAGCGGCAAGCTGGGTCTCGTCAAATATGTGGCGGGAGTAGAACGCGAGGCCTGGGGTCATGTGGGATGGGGGATGCTGGCCAATGCCGCTGGAGAAGGCCTTGGAGATGCGGGTAATCATTATATCACTTCACATGTTACTCATCGTATTGATGCAGCGACGCAGCGCTATCAGGAGAGGGCGGCTCTATTGGAATCGGAGCGGGCTGAGTATCCCCTGAATATTCAGACAGGACTCCGAGCCGGAGGAGGCTCAGGCACAGGTAAAATCACCCCAAACAATCCGCCCGTTCACCCGCCTACAAGGTTACCCAGACAAAAGCTCCAACTCTTCGTTGCCGCCATGATCACCGCCACCCGTGCCGATGCCATTCCGGGCAGGGAAGTTCATCTTCAAAATCGAATGGAACATATTTTAAGCCAGGAAGGATTTACGGGCCTGCTTTGCGATTTGGAAAGTCGCCAACTGCCCTTGGAGAGCATTGATCTTCTCAAAAAGATTTTTCAAACGGACGATGCCAATCGTGGCGCGGTAGAGGCCATCTGTAATGGCTTTGATGCAGACTCAAAAAAAGTAACCGTCAAGGCACAAGACGGAGAGATGAAGATTGAAGACGAAGGGCGGGGGATGAGCTTGTATGAGATGTGTACCTCGTTGCTGATTCCCGGTTTTAGCAAGAATAAACTCAACACCTTTATTGGCCGCTTTGGGGTAGGATTTTACACCTTGCTGCAATATCTCAGAACAGAAGAGGATCACGTTCGGGTGACGAGTACACAAGATGGGAAGACCCACGAGCTTTTACTGACCTTGAAAGAGGGCGAGTATCATGTTTCGCTTCAAAAGCTGAAGCCAAAAAAGAAAAACGGAACCCAGATCTGTGTCAAATCCAATGCAGTACAAGAACAGGCGATTCAAACGGAGATCAGGCAGTATTTACGCTATTTTCGTAAGAGTTTGGATCTGATTTATAATAGGGAGAAGATTAATAATTGCGTCATGGAATTAGTGTTTGGCCCCCTCTCCCC contains:
- the polA gene encoding DNA polymerase I; amino-acid sequence: MTAKKLFLLDASSYIFRAFYATPSLKNAKGFPTNAIYGFVQMLSSLMRQHEIDHLVSVYDRPEPTFRKQAYQEYKAQRAETPEDLSRQIPLLKEIVQEMGVPALEKIGFEADDLIGTLAYQARDLGYEVVIVTGDKDLMQLVQPGIRLLDTMKNKWCDEAEVKEKFGVKPSQVIEVLGLAGDSSDNIPGVPGVGEKTAMALMEQFGNLEGLYENIEQLKGKRKEILIANKELAFLSRQLATIDTKVSFEWKEDDFKLRAPDQEKLNAIYQDLGFQRLIKKIETESETNAVSERPEKLSSHYQLIQSLEALDALIQKMKQASWLAVDTETTSLNTWEARLVGISLSFKEGEAYYLPVGHSFPTTAAVPIWGEKNETPPLHLMPGQLPLKEALRRLKGVLENPKILKIAQNFKYDDQVLRKYGIEIQGFAFDTLLASYLVEPAAAHNLDRLSQHYLGHKMISFKEVTENKKNPSFAEVSLEKALAYSAEDADVAFRLKKILEEELKTQELEEVFHQIEIPLLPILSGMELLGIKIDREFLSQLQKDFSQKLELSQKKIYALAGREININSPKQLGQLLFEELKLPVQRKTKTGFSTDVEVLTELAKYHEVPKEILFYRSITKLKSTYVDALLNLARPGTDRVHTSFNQTIAETGRLSSSDPNLQNIPIKTEEGKKIRQAFIAEKGFELLSADYSQVELRILAHLCSDAALIQAFEKDEDIHRLTAASIFGVAPGEVTSLMRGVGKTVNFGIVYGQTPFGLSQQLGIPPQKAKEYIENYFEKFPGVQSYRQSLLQEAYEKGKVRTLYGRQRILPDLHSKNPNLRNMAERMAFNAVIQGTAADIIKLAMIRFEEIKKKEKLESRLLLQVHDELVFEVKEEEKDTMKKWVQEAMSKVAQFQVPLKVEMGLGKNWGEAH
- the proS gene encoding proline--tRNA ligase, which encodes MKFTQAFIPTLREVPAEAEVISHKLMLRAGMIRKLAAGVYNYLPLGLRVLNKISNIVRDELNKAGAQELLLPIVMPRELWEETGRWPVYGKELLRFKDRHERDFCFGPTHEEAITDLVRQNVKSYRQLPLNLYQIQTKFRDEMRPRFGLMRGREFIMKDCYSFDLDEKTSVETYWKMFEVYKKIFTRCGLKFRPVEAGTGEIGGTLSHEFHVLASSGEDEVFVSPDRDVAYASDKVPADKKDPETKSDLQSYRGIEVGQVFHLGTKYSESMKALYLDEKGEEKLMVMGCYGIGISRTAAAAIEQNHDDNGIVWPLPIAPFALELILLNVKDEAIKTVADKLYADLQGQNIEVLYDDRDESAGVKFKDADLLGMPYRLVVGAKGLAEGKVELKNRATGEMEKIDLEKVLEKVVSLVK
- a CDS encoding ATP-binding protein; translation: MSPGRLEALLREHPEQAYQQALQIVQSESCSLQRVSNFLLHPFTNLTESASERLAFVSQVLQSLRANHQELLANQLQSQLESAQGFEELLSTVGQGTFIFARNHQERIGFVIGLGSHVAGSLAYYLSTRVGLGGAASGLASGIVNALFQSGMNVLVQEYLFDQHQGRRERAAELGQSVMDALLCSAAAMAFEHGEQNGFGQGSLLWSALKFSVDVGVEFCSGKLGLVKYVAGVEREAWGHVGWGMLANAAGEGLGDAGNHYITSHVTHRIDAATQRYQERAALLESERAEYPLNIQTGLRAGGGSGTGKITPNNPPVHPPTRLPRQKLQLFVAAMITATRADAIPGREVHLQNRMEHILSQEGFTGLLCDLESRQLPLESIDLLKKIFQTDDANRGAVEAICNGFDADSKKVTVKAQDGEMKIEDEGRGMSLYEMCTSLLIPGFSKNKLNTFIGRFGVGFYTLLQYLRTEEDHVRVTSTQDGKTHELLLTLKEGEYHVSLQKLKPKKKNGTQICVKSNAVQEQAIQTEIRQYLRYFRKSLDLIYNREKINNCVMELVFGPLSPTLPLQGGGSSQSPLPLGERVRVRGQTYTVFQNPQGTPGKVVIMAGDVVVEEFTSPVIPAQIGISTPELGTETILQLPLSTKMDQPRRGVGASPELYAFIKNFTQSPHCNIQLLNALVPLAIEMDTRSPQLSYLELLRTRMQALFLENSKLKFYSRSSTYNESDLILFASDSSSLPRGERPTEGRERVISDDTLTHFLHPALWVELYANRLRKPKGVVYA
- the pyrF gene encoding orotidine-5'-phosphate decarboxylase, with amino-acid sequence MKLNPLIVALDVENAKLAKAWVKRLSPEVVFYKVGLRLFIQEGPSFIKWLKGQGLKVFLDLKLHDIPNTVAQAVESALKLQVDLLSVHALGGEEMMRAAVKAAQKKTQIFAVTVLTSCSEIKSIGVKDSIRQQVQRLTALAAQAKVNGIICSPQEIKWVKEIVEKRQKILTPGIRPEGANLHDQKRVASPRQALKEGANYLVMGRPILEAEDPGELIRGLFG